One window from the genome of Pseudonocardia hierapolitana encodes:
- a CDS encoding NDMA-dependent alcohol dehydrogenase → MRTKAAIIRETGKPWELVDLELDEPRDGEVLIRFAVSGMCHSDEHLRTGDAKCRLPIVGGHEGAGVVEAVGPNVTRVRPGDHVVCSFIPACGTCRYCSSGRQNLCDQGAQMVTGMLADGTFRFHDEWGEDLGGFCMLGTFSQRAVVSQASCVRIDDDIPFEVAALTGCGVPTGWGTSVYAAGVRPGDTVVIFGVGGVGSNAVQGARHAGAKHIVAVDPVAFKREKSLDFGATHTFADAAEAHEAVVDLTRGQLADHAICTVGVLTSEVVSQAAAIVGKGGQVTVTSVGRSTDTQVQLAANGMLVGYQRRIQGHVFGMCNPLLDIPRLLDLYRVGRLKLDELITREYGLDEINQGYQDLDDGKLIRGIVVHED, encoded by the coding sequence ATGCGCACGAAGGCAGCGATCATCCGGGAGACCGGCAAGCCGTGGGAGCTGGTCGACCTCGAGCTCGACGAACCGCGCGACGGCGAGGTGCTCATCAGGTTCGCCGTGTCGGGGATGTGCCACTCCGACGAGCACCTGCGCACCGGTGACGCGAAGTGCCGCCTGCCGATCGTGGGTGGGCACGAGGGCGCGGGCGTCGTCGAGGCGGTCGGCCCGAACGTCACGCGGGTGCGGCCCGGCGACCACGTGGTGTGCTCGTTCATCCCGGCGTGCGGCACGTGCCGCTACTGCTCCTCCGGCCGGCAGAACCTCTGCGACCAGGGCGCGCAGATGGTCACCGGGATGCTCGCCGACGGCACGTTCCGGTTCCACGACGAGTGGGGCGAGGACCTGGGCGGGTTCTGCATGCTCGGCACGTTCTCGCAGCGTGCGGTCGTCTCACAGGCGTCCTGCGTGCGGATCGACGACGACATCCCGTTCGAGGTCGCCGCGCTCACCGGCTGCGGGGTGCCGACCGGCTGGGGCACATCGGTCTACGCGGCGGGCGTGCGGCCCGGCGACACGGTCGTGATCTTCGGTGTCGGCGGGGTCGGGTCGAACGCCGTGCAGGGCGCGCGCCACGCGGGCGCCAAGCACATCGTCGCGGTGGACCCGGTCGCGTTCAAACGGGAGAAGTCGCTGGACTTCGGGGCCACCCACACCTTCGCCGACGCGGCCGAGGCGCACGAGGCCGTCGTCGACCTGACCCGCGGGCAGCTGGCCGACCACGCCATCTGCACCGTCGGCGTGCTGACCTCGGAGGTCGTGTCGCAGGCGGCCGCGATCGTCGGCAAGGGCGGGCAGGTCACCGTCACCTCGGTCGGCCGCAGCACCGACACCCAGGTGCAGCTCGCGGCCAACGGGATGCTGGTGGGCTACCAGCGGCGGATCCAGGGCCACGTCTTCGGCATGTGCAACCCGCTGCTCGACATCCCGCGGCTGCTCGACCTCTACCGGGTGGGCCGGCTGAAACTCGACGAGCTGATCACGCGCGAGTACGGCCTCGACGAGATCAACCAGGGCTACCAGGACCTGGATGACGGCAAGCTCATCCGCGGCATCGTCGTGCACGAGGACTGA
- a CDS encoding class I SAM-dependent methyltransferase yields MPTMPFESHEARHLAESFGADPERYDRARPRYPEALVERIVAASPGREVVDVGCGTGIAARQFRAAGCAVLGVEPDARMAAWARRHGLEVEVATFEEWEPAGRTFDAVAAGMAWHWVDPVAGAAKAARVLRPGGRLALFWYVFQPSSDLAEAFSAVYRRVLPDSPFAKGAMPGLDAYSAFLTKATEGMRQAGGFGEPEQWRFDRDRSYTRDEWLEFVPTSGGHHLFPPDVREELLAGIGAAVDAVGGSFTMHFTTVAVTAVRG; encoded by the coding sequence ATGCCCACTATGCCATTCGAGTCCCACGAAGCCCGTCACCTCGCGGAGTCGTTCGGCGCGGACCCCGAACGCTACGACCGGGCGCGCCCGCGTTACCCCGAGGCCCTCGTGGAGCGGATCGTCGCCGCGAGCCCGGGCCGTGAGGTCGTCGACGTCGGCTGCGGCACGGGCATCGCAGCCCGGCAGTTCAGGGCGGCGGGATGCGCGGTGCTGGGCGTCGAGCCCGACGCGCGGATGGCCGCCTGGGCGCGTCGGCACGGGCTCGAGGTCGAGGTGGCCACCTTCGAGGAGTGGGAACCCGCCGGCCGGACCTTCGACGCGGTGGCCGCCGGGATGGCCTGGCACTGGGTCGACCCGGTCGCGGGGGCGGCCAAGGCGGCGCGGGTGCTGCGGCCCGGTGGACGGCTCGCCCTGTTCTGGTACGTGTTCCAGCCCTCGTCCGACCTGGCGGAGGCCTTCTCCGCGGTCTACCGGCGGGTGCTACCGGACTCGCCCTTCGCGAAGGGGGCGATGCCCGGCCTGGACGCCTACTCGGCGTTCCTCACGAAGGCGACCGAGGGGATGCGGCAGGCAGGCGGGTTCGGTGAGCCGGAGCAGTGGCGGTTCGACCGGGACCGCTCCTACACGCGCGACGAGTGGCTGGAGTTCGTGCCCACCTCGGGCGGGCACCACCTGTTCCCGCCGGATGTCCGGGAGGAGCTGCTGGCGGGCATCGGGGCCGCCGTCGACGCGGTCGGCGGCAGCTTCACGATGCACTTCACCACCGTTGCGGTCACCGCGGTGCGCGGGTGA
- a CDS encoding YegP family protein yields the protein MAGKFEVYKDRGGKYRFRLKASNGQVVATGEAYETKASALKGCESVQKAADGAQIIETES from the coding sequence ATGGCGGGCAAGTTCGAGGTGTACAAGGACCGTGGTGGCAAGTACCGGTTCCGACTGAAGGCGTCCAACGGCCAGGTCGTCGCCACCGGCGAGGCCTACGAGACGAAGGCGTCGGCGCTGAAGGGGTGCGAGTCGGTGCAGAAGGCCGCCGACGGCGCGCAGATCATCGAGACGGAGTCGTGA
- a CDS encoding TetR/AcrR family transcriptional regulator translates to MPTGVALRDPREQLFAAAERVLLRDGPNALTSRAVTDEASVAKGVLHRHFADFDAFLAELVLDRIGRLDERALRRSAGTGTVTDNLTAALTGVFGPVAVAIVGLVTFRDGLRARLRQAGLAGIPLLAQASAMIAAYLAAERDLGRIAADADVDTLALTLIGSAHLLFAGGDTPPAEVEVRKIVAAVVTNAG, encoded by the coding sequence ATGCCGACCGGAGTGGCCCTGCGCGATCCGCGCGAACAGCTCTTCGCCGCCGCGGAGCGCGTCCTGCTCCGCGACGGCCCGAACGCGCTGACCAGCCGGGCGGTCACCGACGAGGCGAGCGTCGCCAAGGGCGTGCTGCACCGGCACTTCGCCGACTTCGACGCCTTCCTCGCCGAGCTGGTCCTCGACCGCATCGGCCGGCTCGACGAGCGGGCCCTGCGCCGGTCCGCCGGCACGGGCACCGTCACCGACAACCTCACCGCCGCGCTGACCGGGGTGTTCGGGCCCGTCGCCGTGGCGATCGTCGGGCTCGTCACCTTCCGCGACGGCCTGCGGGCCCGGCTGCGCCAAGCCGGACTGGCCGGCATCCCGCTGCTCGCACAGGCCTCGGCCATGATCGCCGCCTACCTCGCGGCGGAGCGCGACCTCGGCCGCATCGCGGCGGACGCCGACGTCGACACCCTCGCCCTCACCCTGATCGGCAGCGCGCACCTGCTGTTCGCAGGCGGAGACACTCCTCCGGCGGAGGTGGAGGTCCGCAAGATCGTCGCCGCGGTCGTCACGAACGCCGGATGA